One window from the genome of Cervus elaphus chromosome 8, mCerEla1.1, whole genome shotgun sequence encodes:
- the FAM131C gene encoding protein FAM131C isoform X1, translating to MGSCVSRDLLTSAHKDCPLPQGTAPLNPDLLSIMAPDHVTGKDRQMDFCWDPWQRCFQTTNGYLSDSRPCSSSYNVAALATSSLVGVVQSIKDHITKPTAMARGRVAHLIEWKGWSAQRAGWELPPEDDEHYCRLPDELREARFAAGVAEQFAITEATLSAWSSLDDGELRPESSRLDVLQLQDLGSIYLQDSLLSVRSQDDSLLAFSSPDSWPSPDEPPSPARQLRPRLPGALGPEEGPSLQGPPRFVDGGPPSEEEDEVFYN from the exons ATTTGCTCACAAGTGCCCACAAGgactgccccctgccccagggcaCGGCCCCCCTGAACCCAGACTTGCTCTCCATCATGGCTCCAGATCATGTCACTGGCAAG GACAGACAGATGGATTTCTGTTGGGATCCTTGGCAG AGGTGCTTCCAGACCACCAACGGCTACCTGTCCGACTCCAGGCCCTGCTCCAGCAGCTACAACGTGGCAGCTCTGGCCACCTCGTCCCTCGTGG GGGTGGTGCAGAGCATCAAGGACCACATCACAAAGCCCACGGCCATGGCCCGTGGCCGTGTGGCCCACCTCATTGAGTGGAAGGGCTGGAGCGCCCAGCGGGCGGGCTGGGAGCTGCCCCCAGAGGACGACGAGCATTACTGCCGCCTCCCGGACGAGCTGCGTGAGGCCCGCTTTGCTGCAG GGGTTGCCGAGCAGTTTGCCATCACGGAGGCCACACTGAGCGCCTGGTCCTCGCTGGACGATGGAGAGCTACGCCCGGAGAGCAGCCGCCTGGACGTGCTCCAGCTCCAGG ACCTGGGGAGCATCTACCTCCAGGATAGCCTTCTGAGTGTCCGCTCGCAGGACGACAGTCTTCTGGCCTTCTCCTCCCCCGACAGCTGGCCCTCCCCTGATGAGCCCCCCAGCCCTGCAAGGCAGCTCCGGCCACGGCTCCCGGGGGCCCTGGGGCCCGAGGAGGGGCCCAGCCTGCAGGGCCCCCCGCGCTTCGTGGACGGCGGCCCGCCCTCCGAGGAGGAGGACGAGGTGTTCTACAACTGA
- the FAM131C gene encoding protein FAM131C isoform X2, with protein MGSCVSRDLLTSAHKDCPLPQGTAPLNPDLLSIMAPDHVTGKRCFQTTNGYLSDSRPCSSSYNVAALATSSLVGVVQSIKDHITKPTAMARGRVAHLIEWKGWSAQRAGWELPPEDDEHYCRLPDELREARFAAGVAEQFAITEATLSAWSSLDDGELRPESSRLDVLQLQDLGSIYLQDSLLSVRSQDDSLLAFSSPDSWPSPDEPPSPARQLRPRLPGALGPEEGPSLQGPPRFVDGGPPSEEEDEVFYN; from the exons ATTTGCTCACAAGTGCCCACAAGgactgccccctgccccagggcaCGGCCCCCCTGAACCCAGACTTGCTCTCCATCATGGCTCCAGATCATGTCACTGGCAAG AGGTGCTTCCAGACCACCAACGGCTACCTGTCCGACTCCAGGCCCTGCTCCAGCAGCTACAACGTGGCAGCTCTGGCCACCTCGTCCCTCGTGG GGGTGGTGCAGAGCATCAAGGACCACATCACAAAGCCCACGGCCATGGCCCGTGGCCGTGTGGCCCACCTCATTGAGTGGAAGGGCTGGAGCGCCCAGCGGGCGGGCTGGGAGCTGCCCCCAGAGGACGACGAGCATTACTGCCGCCTCCCGGACGAGCTGCGTGAGGCCCGCTTTGCTGCAG GGGTTGCCGAGCAGTTTGCCATCACGGAGGCCACACTGAGCGCCTGGTCCTCGCTGGACGATGGAGAGCTACGCCCGGAGAGCAGCCGCCTGGACGTGCTCCAGCTCCAGG ACCTGGGGAGCATCTACCTCCAGGATAGCCTTCTGAGTGTCCGCTCGCAGGACGACAGTCTTCTGGCCTTCTCCTCCCCCGACAGCTGGCCCTCCCCTGATGAGCCCCCCAGCCCTGCAAGGCAGCTCCGGCCACGGCTCCCGGGGGCCCTGGGGCCCGAGGAGGGGCCCAGCCTGCAGGGCCCCCCGCGCTTCGTGGACGGCGGCCCGCCCTCCGAGGAGGAGGACGAGGTGTTCTACAACTGA
- the FAM131C gene encoding protein FAM131C isoform X3: MGSCVSRDLLTSAHKDCPLPQGTAPLNPDLLSIMAPDHVTGKDRQMDFCWDPWQRCFQTTNGYLSDSRPCSSSYNVAALATSSLVGVVQSIKDHITKPTAMARGRVAHLIEWKGWSAQRAGWELPPEDDEHYCRLPDELREARFAAGVAEQFAITEATLSAWSSLDDGELRPESSRLDVLQLQGRTGSVSFSDMTEATQLGADKAGFGSRPGEHLPPG; the protein is encoded by the exons ATTTGCTCACAAGTGCCCACAAGgactgccccctgccccagggcaCGGCCCCCCTGAACCCAGACTTGCTCTCCATCATGGCTCCAGATCATGTCACTGGCAAG GACAGACAGATGGATTTCTGTTGGGATCCTTGGCAG AGGTGCTTCCAGACCACCAACGGCTACCTGTCCGACTCCAGGCCCTGCTCCAGCAGCTACAACGTGGCAGCTCTGGCCACCTCGTCCCTCGTGG GGGTGGTGCAGAGCATCAAGGACCACATCACAAAGCCCACGGCCATGGCCCGTGGCCGTGTGGCCCACCTCATTGAGTGGAAGGGCTGGAGCGCCCAGCGGGCGGGCTGGGAGCTGCCCCCAGAGGACGACGAGCATTACTGCCGCCTCCCGGACGAGCTGCGTGAGGCCCGCTTTGCTGCAG GGGTTGCCGAGCAGTTTGCCATCACGGAGGCCACACTGAGCGCCTGGTCCTCGCTGGACGATGGAGAGCTACGCCCGGAGAGCAGCCGCCTGGACGTGCTCCAGCTCCAGG GGAGAACAGGCTCAGTGAGCTTCAGTGACATGACCGAGGCCACCCAGCTTGGCGCTGATAAAGCAGGATTCGGAAGCAG ACCTGGGGAGCATCTACCTCCAGGATAG